The genomic region TCCAGGCAGTAAATACAAAAAATGTTTTAATCGACTTAAACAATATTACAACTAAATTGCCGGCTATAACCATAAATGAATATGATGATGATTATTATATGATGGGTTCATTCAAAGTGGATCCGGTAATGCTAAAGGATTGCAACAATCTTGTATTTACAAGAAACAACATTGATTCCACTACTAATGTGTTATTGGCTGAGTTTCCTACAATACAATCCATTTATATTGTCGGATGCAGTGACTCTTTAATTGACCACAATAACATTTCCATGATTGATAAAGTTACTCCAGTTGGAAGGGACAATTATATGTATGGCATTTCCTTTGGTTTCAATGTCAATGTTACATTTTCACATAATAATTTCATCATGCTTACCGACGGTGGAAAAGAGGCTGCTGGAACAGATTATGCATTTCAGGGAGTTGAATCTGAAGTAATCATTAAAGGAAACAATATTTTAAGTAGATCCAATGGTCCAAACATGGGCATTTATGTGGCCAGTATGTCTGGAGGGGATTCAAAACTTTTGATTGAAGATAATGTCATTAATGTAACAGGTTTTTCATCATCTAAAGGTACTTGGGCATTGGTAACAGGCATTGAAATTCAAAATGGGGATGCACAAATTTACAATAACTCAATATATGTTCACAATGTAAATTCATATGATGATAAGGCTTATATTTATGGAATCAGTTATGCCCAATGGATGTATGGGGACAGGTCATTTGATATTCGAGATAATTTAATTTATACTGAAGGTAAATATGCAGTTTCTGTAATAAATGCGACAAGCTTGTTTGTTGAAAATAATGAATTATATGCTCATGAATTAACTGGTGATGATTCAGTAAATCCAGGAATATGTGAAAATATTACAATTAGACTTAATAATCAACTTAAACATAAGATTATAATTGACATTGACAATTGCTGGTTTGGTGAGGATAATCCGGCAAATATCACTGTTGAAGATGCAGAGGGCAACATAACTATCAAAGTAAATGGGAAAGAAGTAGCTAAAGAGGAGATATGCTCCAATATTTCATATACTATTAAAGCTGAAGACATTATTTTAGGTAAAAACACAGTTGAAGTAATATATAATGAATCAGAATCCAAATCAACTTCATTCGTTGCATTTGACTGTGAAAGTGTAATTGAAATTAGTGTTGGTTCAATTTCAATAGGTCAGGATGTACCTGTAACTGTAAGTATTCTTGGAGCTACAGGCAATGTCACTGTTATTGTTGATGGAAAAGAATATTTGGTTGAACTAAAAAACGGTATTGCAGAACATACAATTGAAAAAATCACTTCGGGCAAACACGACATAGTTGTAGTCTATCTGGGTAATGGTAAAAAGTCACCTGCAGTTAATACAACCATTTTTTCAGTTGAAAAATTAAATCCTCTTGTTTTAATTACTCCTGTGGGTGTGCAATACGCCAAAGAAGCATTTTCAATTAAGGTTAGAAGTGAAACTTCTGTCAATGTAACAATCAACGGTAAGCCTTATGAGTTAATTGATGGAATTATCAATTTTGACAATGGATTGGATGCTGGGGAATATTCAATGCTTATAACTTCAGCTGAAACAGAAAAATACAACTCCCGTAGCATTTTATCAACATTTAGTGTTGTAAAACACGCAAGTAATATTGAAAGCGTTGTTGTCCCAACTGATGATGTTTTCATTGGTCAAAATGCTGCAATTAAAGTAACAATGGCTGGTGAAGAAACTGGTGATGTTTTAATCAGTATCAATGGCATAAATTATACTGCAGCAATCACTGATAAGATAGCTATTTTAAACGTTAATCTTCCTGTAGGTGATTATGCAGTTGTTGTTAATTATTTAGGTGATGACAAATACGATGAAAGCACTAATCGAAATGCTCAATTCAGAGTTGTTGATAAAATCAAAACTGATATAAAAATTATAATTCCGGATAATATTAAAGCTGGTGATAATGCTACTGTGAATGTTATTGTTGATGCCGTTGGTGATGTTAAGATTATTGTAGATGGAATTGAATCTCTCGTTTCTTTAGTAAACGGTTCTGCTAAGGTTGAATTAAATAATGTGTCTGCTGGTAACCATGGTGTTTTCGTAATTTATTCTGGTGGTGAAAAATACGGTTCTGCATATAATGCCTCTTCCTTCTATGTTGCAGGAGGTATTGTGCCTAAAGAACAAATAAATGCAACAATTGACATTTCCGATGTTAATGTCACTGAGGATGTAATTGTTAATGTAACATTATCAGATGATGCAACGGGTACTCTTTCTGTTTTTGTTGATGGAAAGAAAGTCGTTGAGGTTAATGTAACTGGAAACATAGTTAATGTTTCTGTTGGCAGGTTAACTGCTGGCAATCATGTTGTTGAAGTTAAATACTCTGGTAATGACAAATATTACTCAATGAGTGAAACTGATGACATTTTTGTTTCTAAACTAAATACTGATGTTAAAGCTGAGGCTGTTGAGATTATGGAAGGTGAAACCGCAATCATCACAGTCAATCTTGATGGCGAAGCTAGCGGCATTGTTCTGGTTAATGTGAGTGGAAAACAGTTTTATGCAGTTGTATATTCTGGAAAAGCAACTGTCGAGGCTGCTGGTTTAACTGCAGCTAATTATACTGCTGATATTGTCTACAGAGGTGATGATAAATACAGTGAGGCTTCCACCACAGTTAATGTAAAAGTCAATCAAAAACCTGCTGATAAAATTGAAAGTATAATTTCAATCACTGAAATAAACGGCACTACAGTTTTTGCTGTCCTAAAAAATCAATATGGAAATGCCATTGCAAATGCTGTTGTTGACTATGTGATTAAAGGCAATAAGCAATCAGTAATAACCTCTGATGATGGTACATTCACCATTGAAGGTCAAAAAGGTGCTAAAATAAGCATTTCATATGCCGGTGATAATAACACATTGGCATTTGACACTTCAATAACAATAGCTGATTTCGTACCTATAAGAATTGACACTAACATTTTAGGCAATAATTATTCTCAATATGCTGTTGAATACGGTGCAGGTGAGAGAGGTAAATACTTTACCGTGCAATTGAAAGATGCAAATGGAAATATTCTTGCAAATAAAACTATATCAATTGTATATGATGGTAAAAAATTACAAAAAACAACTGA from uncultured Methanobrevibacter sp. harbors:
- a CDS encoding Ig-like domain repeat protein; the protein is MKLKGYLIVSIIFLAILTLGAVNAADNMTADDLAIVGDSGDFDLSSPYEEIIDDGEILNLSGDSSIDNKLSNSNNDEISNTEVIISQDNISKSELKAENTNIAGNNLFSSTGWGNQTSYVVNANDAAENVVTPSNFDDFFEEDGILKDDVEFDELIFKGQFNALRECLYITKALTITGDDAVLNNMAIIIMSDDVKLNRLTLTSKKSLGNLINVGGNGIELNNLDISYYPGSEEAVAIYIHDCDDISLLNSKILFESHVRDDSVKSIAVQAVNTKNVLIDLNNITTKLPAITINEYDDDYYMMGSFKVDPVMLKDCNNLVFTRNNIDSTTNVLLAEFPTIQSIYIVGCSDSLIDHNNISMIDKVTPVGRDNYMYGISFGFNVNVTFSHNNFIMLTDGGKEAAGTDYAFQGVESEVIIKGNNILSRSNGPNMGIYVASMSGGDSKLLIEDNVINVTGFSSSKGTWALVTGIEIQNGDAQIYNNSIYVHNVNSYDDKAYIYGISYAQWMYGDRSFDIRDNLIYTEGKYAVSVINATSLFVENNELYAHELTGDDSVNPGICENITIRLNNQLKHKIIIDIDNCWFGEDNPANITVEDAEGNITIKVNGKEVAKEEICSNISYTIKAEDIILGKNTVEVIYNESESKSTSFVAFDCESVIEISVGSISIGQDVPVTVSILGATGNVTVIVDGKEYLVELKNGIAEHTIEKITSGKHDIVVVYLGNGKKSPAVNTTIFSVEKLNPLVLITPVGVQYAKEAFSIKVRSETSVNVTINGKPYELIDGIINFDNGLDAGEYSMLITSAETEKYNSRSILSTFSVVKHASNIESVVVPTDDVFIGQNAAIKVTMAGEETGDVLISINGINYTAAITDKIAILNVNLPVGDYAVVVNYLGDDKYDESTNRNAQFRVVDKIKTDIKIIIPDNIKAGDNATVNVIVDAVGDVKIIVDGIESLVSLVNGSAKVELNNVSAGNHGVFVIYSGGEKYGSAYNASSFYVAGGIVPKEQINATIDISDVNVTEDVIVNVTLSDDATGTLSVFVDGKKVVEVNVTGNIVNVSVGRLTAGNHVVEVKYSGNDKYYSMSETDDIFVSKLNTDVKAEAVEIMEGETAIITVNLDGEASGIVLVNVSGKQFYAVVYSGKATVEAAGLTAANYTADIVYRGDDKYSEASTTVNVKVNQKPADKIESIISITEINGTTVFAVLKNQYGNAIANAVVDYVIKGNKQSVITSDDGTFTIEGQKGAKISISYAGDNNTLAFDTSITIADFVPIRIDTNILGNNYSQYAVEYGAGERGKYFTVQLKDANGNILANKTISIVYDGKKLQKTTDENGNVSIQINIKDAKRLTFAASFLGDEDYGATMSVYSIAINKKTVKIIASAKTYKASAKAKKYKVTLKTIKGASINGKTYFGKGKKVTLKLNGKTYTAKTNSKGQATFNLKITKKGKFTASIKYGGDTTYKSISKSVKIKIK